The proteins below come from a single Mytilus edulis chromosome 5, xbMytEdul2.2, whole genome shotgun sequence genomic window:
- the LOC139523272 gene encoding galaxin-like isoform X2 has product MKYCESKLYNPRYQTCCDGVITVPGGWPCCKTEVYNSENAICCKDKIHYKKGASCCKDEAYNPEYETCCDEKIYPVKDGNCCGEKIYDPRTEKCCDGSINDKVESFYQCCSDKAYNPFHKTCCSGKLYSEKDLECCGEKSYSPLHESCCSGNLYSQRGMKCCGHKIYNPLYESCCSGNLYSERGLQCCGDTTYNPLNGTCCSGNLYPHGGLQCCGDSGYSPLHHTCCSGKLYLIGGLECHSCGGESYSPLYETCCSGKLYPHSGLQCCGDSGYSPLHQTCCSGKLYPIGGLECNSCGGESYSPLYETCCSGKLYPHSGLQCCGDSGYSPLHQTCCSGTLYSERGLGCCGDRSYSPLHHTCCNGIVYEPSGLSCCGTQAYDSSTLSCCNGKITHSYSICSTDRRTIRDYREVLRRFSPLLIF; this is encoded by the exons A TGAAGTACTGTGAATCCAAGCTTTATAATCCTCGGTATCAGACTTGCTGTGACGGTGTGATAACTGTCCCTGGAGGATGGCCATGTTGCAAAACAGAGGTTTATAACTCAGAAAATGCGATTTGCTGTAAAGATAAAATTCATTATAAGAAAGGTGCGTCCTGCTGCAAGGACGAGGCATATAATCCGGAATATGAAACATGTTGCGATGAAAAGATATATCCAGTAAAGGACGGAAATTGCTGTGGTGAGAAAATTTATGACCCAAGGACAGAGAAATGTTGCGACGGATCAATTAACGATAAAGTAGAATCATTTTACCAGTGTTGCTCAGACAAGGCATACAATCCTTTCCATAAAACATGTTGTTCCGGTAAACTTTATTCAGAAAAGGATCTAGAGTGTTGTGGAGAAAAGTCTTACAGTCCTTTGCATGAATCATGTTGTTCCGGTAATCTGTATTCACAAAGAGGAATGAAGTGTTGTGGACACAAAATTTACAATCCTTTGTATGAATCATGTTGTTCCGGTAATCTGTATTCAGAAAGAGGACTACAGTGTTGTGGAGACACGACATACAATCCTTTGAATGGAACATGTTGTTCTGGCAATCTATATCCACACGGTGGACTACAGTGTTGTGGAGACTCGGGTTACAGTCCTTTGCACCACACGTGTTGTTCCGGTAAACTGTATTTAATAGGAGGGTTAGAGTGTCACAGTTGTGGAGGCGagagttatagccctttatatGAAACATGTTGTTCCGGTAAACTGTATCCACACAGTGGACTACAGTGTTGTGGAGACTCGGGTTACAGTCCTTTGCACCAAACGTGTTGTTCCGGTAAACTGTATCCAATAGGAGGGTTAGAGTGTAACAGTTGTGGAGGCGAGAGCTATAGCCCTTTATATGAAACATGTTGTTCCGGTAAACTGTATCCACACAGTGGACTGCAGTGTTGTGGAGACTCGGGTTACAGTCCTTTGCACCAAACATGTTGTTCCGGTACACTGTATTCCGAAAGAGGTCTAGGGTGTTGTGGAGATAGGAGTTACAGTCCTTTGCATCACACATGTTGTAACGGAATTGTTTATGAACCTAGTGGTTTATCATGTTGTGGTACACAGGCATATGACTCTTCTACACTGTCATGCTGCAATGGCAAGATCACGCATTCATACTCTATATGTTCCACAGACAGGCGGACAATTAGAGATTATAGGGAAGTGCTTAGAAGATTTTCACCATTGTTGATTTTTTGA
- the LOC139523272 gene encoding galaxin-like isoform X1, which translates to MEETIYFIVMIILSQLHVITGAGGRGAYTHMKYCESKLYNPRYQTCCDGVITVPGGWPCCKTEVYNSENAICCKDKIHYKKGASCCKDEAYNPEYETCCDEKIYPVKDGNCCGEKIYDPRTEKCCDGSINDKVESFYQCCSDKAYNPFHKTCCSGKLYSEKDLECCGEKSYSPLHESCCSGNLYSQRGMKCCGHKIYNPLYESCCSGNLYSERGLQCCGDTTYNPLNGTCCSGNLYPHGGLQCCGDSGYSPLHHTCCSGKLYLIGGLECHSCGGESYSPLYETCCSGKLYPHSGLQCCGDSGYSPLHQTCCSGKLYPIGGLECNSCGGESYSPLYETCCSGKLYPHSGLQCCGDSGYSPLHQTCCSGTLYSERGLGCCGDRSYSPLHHTCCNGIVYEPSGLSCCGTQAYDSSTLSCCNGKITHSYSICSTDRRTIRDYREVLRRFSPLLIF; encoded by the exons ATGGAAGAGACAATTTACTTCATCGTGATGATAATCTTATCGCAATTACATGTAATAACGGGAGCAGGAGGTAGAGGTGCATACACACACA TGAAGTACTGTGAATCCAAGCTTTATAATCCTCGGTATCAGACTTGCTGTGACGGTGTGATAACTGTCCCTGGAGGATGGCCATGTTGCAAAACAGAGGTTTATAACTCAGAAAATGCGATTTGCTGTAAAGATAAAATTCATTATAAGAAAGGTGCGTCCTGCTGCAAGGACGAGGCATATAATCCGGAATATGAAACATGTTGCGATGAAAAGATATATCCAGTAAAGGACGGAAATTGCTGTGGTGAGAAAATTTATGACCCAAGGACAGAGAAATGTTGCGACGGATCAATTAACGATAAAGTAGAATCATTTTACCAGTGTTGCTCAGACAAGGCATACAATCCTTTCCATAAAACATGTTGTTCCGGTAAACTTTATTCAGAAAAGGATCTAGAGTGTTGTGGAGAAAAGTCTTACAGTCCTTTGCATGAATCATGTTGTTCCGGTAATCTGTATTCACAAAGAGGAATGAAGTGTTGTGGACACAAAATTTACAATCCTTTGTATGAATCATGTTGTTCCGGTAATCTGTATTCAGAAAGAGGACTACAGTGTTGTGGAGACACGACATACAATCCTTTGAATGGAACATGTTGTTCTGGCAATCTATATCCACACGGTGGACTACAGTGTTGTGGAGACTCGGGTTACAGTCCTTTGCACCACACGTGTTGTTCCGGTAAACTGTATTTAATAGGAGGGTTAGAGTGTCACAGTTGTGGAGGCGagagttatagccctttatatGAAACATGTTGTTCCGGTAAACTGTATCCACACAGTGGACTACAGTGTTGTGGAGACTCGGGTTACAGTCCTTTGCACCAAACGTGTTGTTCCGGTAAACTGTATCCAATAGGAGGGTTAGAGTGTAACAGTTGTGGAGGCGAGAGCTATAGCCCTTTATATGAAACATGTTGTTCCGGTAAACTGTATCCACACAGTGGACTGCAGTGTTGTGGAGACTCGGGTTACAGTCCTTTGCACCAAACATGTTGTTCCGGTACACTGTATTCCGAAAGAGGTCTAGGGTGTTGTGGAGATAGGAGTTACAGTCCTTTGCATCACACATGTTGTAACGGAATTGTTTATGAACCTAGTGGTTTATCATGTTGTGGTACACAGGCATATGACTCTTCTACACTGTCATGCTGCAATGGCAAGATCACGCATTCATACTCTATATGTTCCACAGACAGGCGGACAATTAGAGATTATAGGGAAGTGCTTAGAAGATTTTCACCATTGTTGATTTTTTGA